A genomic window from Bubalus bubalis isolate 160015118507 breed Murrah chromosome 11, NDDB_SH_1, whole genome shotgun sequence includes:
- the GPX2 gene encoding glutathione peroxidase 2 has protein sequence MAYIAKSFYDLSAISLDGEKVDFNTFRGRAVLIENVASLUGTTTRDFTQLNELQCRFPRRLVVLGFPCNQFGHQENCQNEEILNSLKYVRPGGGFQPTFTLVQKCDVNGQNEHPVFTYLKDKLPYPYDDPFSLMTDPKFIIWSPVRRSDVSWNFEKFLIGPEGEPFRRYSRTFQTINIEPDIKRLLKVAI, from the exons ATGGCTTACATTGCCAAGTCCTTCTACGACCTCAGTGCTATCAGCCTGGATGGGGAGAAGGTAGATTTCAATACATTCCGAGGCAGGGCAGTGCTGATTGAGAATGTGGCCTCGCTTTGAGGCACAACCACCCGGGACTTCACCCAACTCAACGAGCTGCAATGCCGCTTCCCCAGGCGCCTGGTGGTTCTTGGCTTCCCTTGCAATCAATTCGGACATCAG GAGAACTGTCAGAATGAAGAGATCTTGAACAGCCTCAAGTACGTCCGCCCTGGGGGTGGATTCCAGCCCACCTTCACCCTTGTCCAGAAGTGTGATGTGAATGGTCAGAATGAGCATCCTGTCTTCACCTACCTGAAGGATAAGCTCCCCTACCCTTATGACGACCCGTTTTCCCTCATGACCGATCCCAAGTTCATCATTTGGAGCCCCGTGCGCCGCTCAGATGTGTCCTGGAACTTTGAGAAGTTCCTCATTGGGCCGGAAGGGGAGCCCTTCCGCCGCTACAGCCGCACCTTCCAAACCATCAACATCGAGCCTGACATCAAGCGCCTCCTCAAAGTTGCCATATAG
- the CHURC1 gene encoding protein Churchill isoform X2, translated as MRRPSLNSREVSSSRKHRRIFAVNGVAMCVDCVEKEYPNRGNICLENGSFLLNFTGCAVCSKRDFMLITNKSLKEEDGEEIVTYDHLCKNCHHVIARHEYTFSIMDEFQEYTMLCLLCGKAEDTISILPDDPRQMTLLF; from the exons ATGCGGCGACCTTCTTTGAACTCTCGCGAGGTTTCGTCTTCCCGGAAGCACCGAAGGATCTTCGCTGTTAACGGCGTCGCGATGTGTGTGGACTGTGTGGAGAAGGAATATCCCAACCGG ggTAACATCTGCCTGGAAAATGGATCTTTCTTGCTGAACTTTACAGGCTGTGCAGTGTGCAGTAAGCGAGATTTTATGCTGATCACAAACAAATCTTTGAAAGAGGAAGACGGAGAAGAAATAGTTACCTATGATC ATCTTTGTAAGAATTGTCATCATGTAATAGCCAGGCATGAGTATACGTTCAGTATCATGGATGAATTTCag GAATATACCATGCTGTGTCTGTTATGTGGTAAAGCCGAAGATACTATCAGTATTCTCCCGGACGACCCCCGACAAATGACTCTGTTATTCTAA
- the CHURC1 gene encoding protein Churchill isoform X1 — protein MRRPSLNSREVSSSRKHRRIFAVNGVAMCVDCVEKEYPNRGNICLENGSFLLNFTGCAVCSKRDFMLITNKSLKEEDGEEIVTYDPDLCKNCHHVIARHEYTFSIMDEFQEYTMLCLLCGKAEDTISILPDDPRQMTLLF, from the exons ATGCGGCGACCTTCTTTGAACTCTCGCGAGGTTTCGTCTTCCCGGAAGCACCGAAGGATCTTCGCTGTTAACGGCGTCGCGATGTGTGTGGACTGTGTGGAGAAGGAATATCCCAACCGG ggTAACATCTGCCTGGAAAATGGATCTTTCTTGCTGAACTTTACAGGCTGTGCAGTGTGCAGTAAGCGAGATTTTATGCTGATCACAAACAAATCTTTGAAAGAGGAAGACGGAGAAGAAATAGTTACCTATGATC cAGATCTTTGTAAGAATTGTCATCATGTAATAGCCAGGCATGAGTATACGTTCAGTATCATGGATGAATTTCag GAATATACCATGCTGTGTCTGTTATGTGGTAAAGCCGAAGATACTATCAGTATTCTCCCGGACGACCCCCGACAAATGACTCTGTTATTCTAA
- the CHURC1 gene encoding protein Churchill isoform X3, whose amino-acid sequence MRRPSLNSREVSSSRKHRRIFAVNGVAMCVDCVEKEYPNRGNICLENGSFLLNFTGCAVCSKRDFMLITNKSLKEEDGEEIVTYDRIYHAVSVMW is encoded by the exons ATGCGGCGACCTTCTTTGAACTCTCGCGAGGTTTCGTCTTCCCGGAAGCACCGAAGGATCTTCGCTGTTAACGGCGTCGCGATGTGTGTGGACTGTGTGGAGAAGGAATATCCCAACCGG ggTAACATCTGCCTGGAAAATGGATCTTTCTTGCTGAACTTTACAGGCTGTGCAGTGTGCAGTAAGCGAGATTTTATGCTGATCACAAACAAATCTTTGAAAGAGGAAGACGGAGAAGAAATAGTTACCTATGATC GAATATACCATGCTGTGTCTGTTATGTGGTAA